The Acidobacteriota bacterium DNA segment GACCGGGGGGGGTAGGGCAGGCGGCCGCTCGAGAGCCGGAGGACGCGTTCATCCCCGTAGGCGAGGCGACGTTGTCCAGCGGCAAGGTGGTCCGCGCCTGGGCGTTCGAGGGGGACTTCAACCCGGCGACGCTGCGAAGCAACACCTTCACCTTCGAGTGGCCCCGCGGCTCCGGCCGGATACATGAATACCCCGAGGTGGACCGGGCCGGCTGGTTCTCACTGGAAGAAGCGCGGCTGAAGATGCATCCGGCGCAGGCGGTGTTTCTGGAGCGACTGAAGCAGCATCTGGAGACGAGAAAAAGGTGAATGGGGCAAGGCGGCATTCCTTGATCATCTTGCACGGGTCATTATTCATCGGGTAGTTGGGGGGGACGATGAATGATAAATGGGTACACGGTCTGGTTGCTGTGATCCAGGGCCCCGAACTCAGGTTCCAGGTTCGATGTCCAAAGTCCGAAGTCCGATGTCCGGGAATGAGTCCCGCCCCCCGAGTTGTCCGACACGATCCGCCGGCGAGCATACCAGAGGTACCGCGA contains these protein-coding regions:
- a CDS encoding NUDIX domain-containing protein is translated as MAKRSAGLLAYRRREDRLEVLLVHPGGPYWRDKEDGAWSIPKGEHALDEDAFAAACREFREETSWPLPVTADPANPTAGPGGVGQAAAREPEDAFIPVGEATLSSGKVVRAWAFEGDFNPATLRSNTFTFEWPRGSGRIHEYPEVDRAGWFSLEEARLKMHPAQAVFLERLKQHLETRKR